One window from the genome of Oncorhynchus gorbuscha isolate QuinsamMale2020 ecotype Even-year linkage group LG14, OgorEven_v1.0, whole genome shotgun sequence encodes:
- the LOC123995477 gene encoding heat shock protein 105 kDa-like has protein sequence MPVEGTDQEAEWRPRMLEELSARTQDESFSPIDEQDMERLSGCVKDTQEWTANRKAAQKRLRPHQDPAVRSDDIRSRQVRGDYLGFMAISL, from the exons ATGCCTGTGGAAGGCACAGACCAGGAAGCCGAGTGGAGACCCAGGATGTTGGAGGAGCTCTCAGCCAGAACACAA GATGAGAGCTTCAGTCCTATAGACGAGCAGGATATGGAGAGGTTGAGTGGGTGTGTGAAGGACACACAGGAGTGGACAGCAAATAGGAAGGCAGCCCAGAAGAGACTCCGCCCTCATCAGGACCCTGCTGTCCGCAGTGATGACATTAGAtccagacaggtgagaggagattACCTTGGTTTTATGGCAATATCACTCTGA